A DNA window from Triticum aestivum cultivar Chinese Spring unplaced genomic scaffold, IWGSC CS RefSeq v2.1 scaffold96336, whole genome shotgun sequence contains the following coding sequences:
- the LOC123172517 gene encoding histidine-containing phosphotransfer protein 2-like, whose product MAAGALRAQLNALVDSMFTTGIVDEAFQHLRSVEQEGFLAEVVNLFIHDADNILNEVAHLLNQPVVNFSRVGALVHQLKGCSGSVGAKKVNLSCTHFRQSYEAESKEGCLMALDLVRNEFYDVRNKLQTMIQVAPYVPSYVGF is encoded by the exons ATGGCGGCCGGCGCGCTCAGGGCTCAGCTCAACGCCCTCGTCGACTCCATGTTCACCACG GGTATTGTGGACGAGGCTTTCCAACACCTGCGGTCGGTGGAGCAGGAGGGCTTCCTCGCCGAGGTCGTCAACCTCTTCATCCACGACGCCGACAACATCCTCAACGAAGTCGCCCACCTGCT GAACCAGCCCGTGGTGAACTTCAGCAGGGTGGGCGCACTGGTGCATCAGCTAAAGGGGTGCAGCGGCAG TGTTGGTGCTAAGAAAGTGAATCTCTCCTGCACCCACTTTCGTCAGTCTTATGAGGCAGAAAGTAAAGAAGG GTGCCTCATGGCATTGGACCTTGTTAGGAATGAGTTTTATGATGTGCGCAACAAACTACAAACAATGATTCAGGTAGCACCTTATGTGCCTAGCTATGTTGGCTTTTGA